The following are encoded together in the Strix aluco isolate bStrAlu1 chromosome 13, bStrAlu1.hap1, whole genome shotgun sequence genome:
- the LOC141929184 gene encoding protocadherin gamma-A10-like, translating into MCAAGRRRGRRERALLWCVLVAAWEAAWGQLRYSVPEEMPKGSFVGDVAKDLGLELPALRDRSLRLLDRGRTQYFSLHGKTGHLVTAERIDREQLCRLVEKCVLRCEVIVEGQMQVYGIEVEITDINDNAPSFKESELEERMSETTSPGSRFPLARAHDPDSGANSLQRYELSGDEHFSLAVQAGPGGDQRPELVLAKALDREEAAFHELVLRASDGGDPARTGTARIRVAVLDANDNAPVFGQAEYTVRVPEDVPVGSTLLTVTATDADEGMNGHVKYSLKKATDLESEIFHLDAETGAITLVRSLDFEEAALYELEVQARDGGELFDTAKVAITVTDVNDNAPEISVSSTLTEISEDAPSGTVVALLHVQDRDSGANGEVRCSIAERLPFRLERSFEDYYRVVTSRELDREEVAEYNVTVRAADGGSPALRSSAVLALRVLDVNDNAPVFAEARYSARLPENNAAGALVLTVRAADADWGQNARVRYRLSEGRVRGAPLSSYVSVQAETGALYALRSFDYEEVREVGLWVRAEDGGAPALSSNVSVRLVIVDENDNAPQVLYPPPAPGPGAGAGAGAGAGWAGVELAPRSAEPGALVAKVVAVDADAGQNAWLSYELAKATEPGLFRVGLHSGEVRTARFPLARDAARQSLVVVVKDHGRPALSATATLTVVLAESVAELLSELGSAAAAPGEPAGSLTRWLVVAVAAVSCLFLAFLLLLLALRLRRWRRSQLLAAGSGALRGVPASHFVGIDGVRAFLRSYSHEVSLTADSRKSQLRLSGGSCCDTLPARPPPDEPAPLLGEDPAAAPVSSCARTSRLRDASLCCCCSGLAAPRPGRCRGGFRSQAGSASRGNAPAAAASGWREGSVGPGLSATAAAGGGTRADSAVPPASLLLHDEQRNVFALSPLCSGRRNGLGNNWSLDDVCLPVRKLKENRESCDSLRKSLGGCSDLLEMELYVPWLEHTGYGQSRRRESRGSGRCKEGDSAPVQMFTDRVSPGGPLFFYF; encoded by the exons ATGTGCGCGGCGGGGaggcgccggggccggcgggagcgAGCCCTGCTGTGGTGCGTGCTGGTGGCGGCGTGGGAGGCGGCGTGGGGGCAGCTGCGCTACTCGGTTCCCGAGGAGATGCCCAAGGGCTCGTTCGTGGGCGACGTGGCTAAGgacctggggctggagctgccggcGCTCCGCGACCGCAGTCTCCGCCTCTTGGATAGAGGTAGGACGCAGTATTTCTCCCTGCACGGGAAGACGGGACATTTGGTGACGGCGGAGAGGATCGACAGAGAGCAGCTGTGCCGGCTGGTGGAGAAATGCGTGCTGCGATGTGAGGTGATAGTGGAGGGGCAAATGCAGGTTTACGGCATCGAAGTGGAGATCACGGACATTAATGACAACGCGCCCAGCTTCAAGGAATCTGAACTGGAGGAGAGAATGAGCGAGACGACATCGCCGGGGTCGCGGTTTCCCCTGGCCAGAGCTCACGACCCGGACTCGGGAGCGAATTCCCTGCAGCGCTACGAGCTGAGCGGCGACGAGCACTTCTCGCTGGCTGTGcaggcgggccccggcggggacCAGCGTCCCGAGCTGGTGCTGGCGAAGGCGCTGGACCGCGAGGAGGCGGCGTTTCACGAGCTGGTGCTGAGGGCGAGCGACGGCGGCGACCCGGCGCGGACGGGCACGGCGCGCATCCGCGTGGCGGTGCTGGAcgccaacgacaacgcgcccgtgTTCGGCCAGGCGGAGTACACGGTGCGTGTGCCGGAGGACGTGCCCGTGGGCTCCACCCTCCTCACCGTCACGGCCACCGACGCCGACGAGGGGATGAACGGGCACGTGAAATACTCGCTGAAGAAAGCGACGGACCTGGAATCGGAGATTTTCCATCTGGACGCCGAGACGGGAGCGATCACGCTGGTGCGGAGCCTGGACTTCGAGGAAGCGGCTCTCTACGAACTGGAGGTGCAGGCTCGAGATGGCGGAGAGCTCTTCGACACAGCGAAAGTGGCGATCACGGTGAcagacgtgaacgacaacgcgcccgagATTTCAGTGTCGTCGACTTTGACCGAGATCTCTGAGGACGCCCCGTCGGGGACGGTGGTGGCCCTGCTGCACGTGCAGGACCGCGACTCGGGGGCGAACGGCGAGGTGCGGTGCAGCATCGCGGAGCGGCTGCCGTTCCGTCTGGAGAGGTCGTTCGAGGACTACTACCGCGTGGTGACGTCGAGGGAGCTGGACCGGGAGGAGGTGGCGGAGTACAACGTGACGGTGCGGGCGGCCGACGGCGGGTCGCCGGCGCTGCGGAGCAGCGCGGTGCTGGCGCTGCGggtgctggacgtgaacgacaacgcgccggtgTTCGCGGAGGCGCGCTACAGCGCCCGGCTGCCCGAGAACAACGCGGCGGGCGCGCTGGTGCTGACGGTGCGGGCGGCGGACGCGGACTGGGGGCAGAACGCGCGCGTGCGGTACCGGCTGTCGGAGGGGCGGGTGCGGGGCGCGCCGCTGTCGTCCTACGTGTCGGTGCAGGCGGAGACGGGCGCGCTGTACGCGCTGCGCTCCTTCGACTACGAGGAGGTGCGCGAggtggggctgtgggtgcggGCGGAGGACGGCGGCGCGCCGGCGCTGAGCAGCAACGTGTCGGTGCGGCTCGTGATCGTGGAcgagaacgacaacgcgccgcAGGTGCTGTACCCGCCGCCGGCGCCGGGAccgggcgcgggggcgggcgcgggtgCGGGCGCGGGCTGGGCGGGCGTGGAGCTGGCGCCGCGCTCGGCGGAGCCCGGGGCGCTGGTGGCCAAGGTGGTGGCGGTGGACGCGGACGCGGGGCAGAACGCGTGGCTGTCGTACGAGCTGGCCAAGGCGACGGAGCCGGGGCTGTTCCGCGTGGGGCTGCACAGCGGCGAGGTGCGCACGGCGCGCTTCCCGCTGGCCCGCGACGCGGCGCGGCAgagcctggtggtggtggtgaaggaccACGGGCGGCCGGCGCtgtcggccacggccacgctgacGGTGGTGCTGGCCGAGAGCGTGGCCGAGCTGCTGTCGGAGctgggcagcgcggcggcggcgccgggcgagCCGGCCGGCAGCCTGACGcggtggctggtggtggccgtGGCGGCCGTGTCCTGCCTCTTCCtcgccttcctgctgctgctgctggcgctgcgCCTGCGGCGCTGGCGCCGCTCGCAGCTgctggcggcgggcagcggcgcctTGCGCGGCGTGCCGGCCTCGCACTTCGTGGGCATCGACGGCGTCCGCGCCTTCCTGCGCTCCTACTCGCACGAGGTGTCGCTCACCGCCGACTCGCGCAAGAGCCAGCTCCGCTTGTCGGGCGGCAGCTGCTGCGACAccctcccggcccggccgccgcccgacGAGCCCGCGCCGCTGCTCGGCGAGgaccccgccgctgccccggtgAGTTCCTGTGCCCGCACTTCGCGGCTCCGCGACGCttcgctctgctgctgctgctcgggccTGGCCGCGCCGCGTCCCGGCCGCTGCCGAGGGGGGTTTCGCTCCCAGGCAGGCAGCGCTTCCCGCGGCAACGCgccggctgctgctgcctctggctggCGGGAGGGGAGCGTGGGACCGGGGCTCAGCGCTACagctgctgccggcggcggcACAAGGGCCGACTCTGCGGTCCCGCCAG CCTCGCTGCTTCTCCATGACGAGCAACGAAATGTCTTTGCGCTTTCACCTTTGTGCAGCGGGCGGAGGAATGGGCTGGGCAACAACTGGTCCCTTGACGATGTCTGTCTGCCTGTTAGGAAGCTGAAAGAGAATAGGGAAAGTTGTGACTCTTTGAGAAAGTCTCTGGGTGGTTGC TCTGACTTACTTGAAATGGAGCTGTATGTGCCTTGGCTTGAGCATACAGGCTATGGCCAGAGCCGTAGGAGAGAGTCAAGGGGCAGTGGGAGATGTAAGGAGGGGGATAGTGCCCCTGTGCAGATGTTCACTGACAGAGTGTCTCCTGGTGGGCCGCTCTTCTTCTACTTTTAG
- the LOC141929472 gene encoding protocadherin gamma-B5-like codes for MAGRQRQSRRRAAGRVLLPALLLGLCCRAAAERIRYAIPEELGRGSLVGPLARDLGLSPAELPARKLRVATAAERQLKYFSVSAGSGELYVSERLDREEMCGEAASCSVSFEALVQNPLNVFHVEVAIQDVNDNSPVFSKAALDLEIGEWIPPGARFPLEMAEDADVGSNSLLTYQLTSHPSFTLAMIEGPDGSKQPELVLESALDREKQSSFQLVLTAVDGGDPPRSGTAQLCINVTDANDNAPVFAQDRYRASLREDAPPGSTVLHVSASDADAGTNARITYGFGKTPAKVLQKFVVDAESGTVTLQEALDFEETRGYTLLVEAKDGGGLVAHCKVEVEVLDVNDNAPEITVLSVSSPVAEDAPVGTVVALLNVIDRDAGENGQVSCELSGEAPLSLVASSSGGSYKVVTASALDREQAAEHRVTVVARDRGIPALSGRAALVLEVSDVNDNAPVFEEAAYSAYVAENNAAGAPVLRVRARDADAGANGRVSYWLAGGSAGAAPYVSVEARSGAVYAQRSFDYEQCREFAVAVRAQDGGAPARSSTATVRVFVLDRNDNAPRVLWPAAGAGAAGPAPFEVVPRSAEAGYLVAKVVAVDADAGRNAWLSYELVQAPEPALFRVGLHSGEVRTARAVSERDAAKQRLVAVVKDHGQPALSATATLHVVLAESLQEALPELSERAAGADSPAELQFYLVLALALLSALFLLSVALAVLARLRRAGPPAVLRCLGAQRFSVAGAAFPADFCEGTLPYSYNLCVAPGRAVAEAAWLPPPPPLPSLAAEELLGGEPCGKRSPSSSAGAGEPPAEPDAPQVCEPARSRSSPSAGRSRRASRPGFSAAAGHGERSSGCPGGKERAGDPPCSASSQAAAALPALPKAARSASPENF; via the coding sequence ATggcgggcaggcagcggcagAGCCGGCGGCGAGCAGCCGGGCGAGTGCTGCTGCCCGCTCTGCTGCTGGGCTTGtgctgccgggcggcggcggagcggatCCGCTACGCCATCCccgaggagctgggcagaggctcGCTGGTGGGGCCGCTGGCGCGGGACCTGGGGCTGAGCCCGGCGGAGCTGCCGGCACGCAAGCTGCGGGTGGCGACTGCCGCTGAAAGGCAGCTGAAATACTTCTCGGTGagcgcggggagcggggagctgtACGTGAGCGAgaggctggaccgggaggagatGTGCGGCGAGGCGGCGTCCTGCTCCGTCAGCTTCGAGGCGCTCGTGCAGAACCCGCTCAACGTTTTCCACGTCGAGGTGGCCATCCAGGACGTCAACGACAACTCCCCGgtcttcagcaaggctgctctggACCTCGAGATCGGTGAATGGATCCCTCCCGGGGCGCGTTTCCCGCTCGAGATGGCCGAGGACGCGGACGTGGGCAGCAACTCGCTGCTGACTTACCAGCTCACCAGCCACCCGTCCTTCACCCTGGCCATGATAGAGGGCCCAGATGGAAGCAAGCAGCCGGAATTGGTGCTGGAGAGCGCGCTGGACCGGGAGAAGCAGAGCTCCTTCCAGCTGGTGCTGACGGCGGTGGACGGCGGCGACCCGCCGCGGAGCGGCACCGCCCAGCTCTGCATCAACGTCACCGAcgccaacgacaacgcgcccgtgTTCGCGCAGGACCGGTACCGCGCCAGCCTGCGCGAGGACGCGCCGCCGGGCTCGACGGTGCTGCACGTGTCCGCCTCCGACGCCGACGCCGGCACCAACGCCCGCATCACCTACGGCTTCGGGAAAACGCCGGCCAAGGTGCTTCAGAAGTTCGTGGTGGACGCGGAGAGCGGGACGGTCACGCTGCAGGAGGCGCTGGACTTCGAGGAGACGCGAGGCTACACGCTGCTGGTGGAGGCGAAGGACGGGGGCGGCCTGGTGGCCCACTGcaaggtggaggtggaggtgctggacgtgaacgacaacgcgcccgagATCACGGTGTTGTCGGTGTCGAGCCCGGTGGCCGAGGACGCGCCGGTGGGCACGGTGGTGGCCCTCCTGAACGTGATCGACCGGGACGCCGGGGAGAACGGTCAGGTGTCGTGCGAGCTGTCGGGCGAGGCGCCGCTGTCGCTGGTGGCGTCGTCGTCGGGCGGCTCGTACAAGGTGGTGACGGCGAGCGCGCTGGACCGGGAGCAGGCGGCCGAGCACCGGGTGACGGTGGTGGCCCGCGACCGGGGCATCCCGGCGCTGTCCGGGCGCGCGGCGCTGGTGCTGGAGGTgtcggacgtgaacgacaacgcgccggtgTTCGAGGAGGCCGCCTACAGCGCCTACGTGGCGGAGAACAACGCGGCGGGCGCGCCGGTGCTGCGCGTGCGCGCGCGGGACGCGGACGCGGGCGCCAACGGGCGCGTGAGCTACTGGctggcgggcggcagcgcgggcgCGGCGCCGTACGTGTCGGTggaggcgcggagcggcgcggtgTACGCGCAGCGCTCCTTCGACTACGAGCAGTGCCGCGAGTTCGCGGTGGCGGTGCGGGCGCAGGACGGCGGGGCGCCGGCGCGGAGCTCGACGGCGACGGTGCGCGTCTTCGTGCTGGACCGCAACGACAACGCGCCGCGGGTGCTgtggccggcggcgggcgcgggcgcggcggggccggcgccgttCGAGGTGGTGCCGCGGTCGGCCGAGGCCGGGTACCTGGTGGCCAAGGTGGTGGCGGTGGACGCGGACGCGGGGCGCAACGCGTGGCTGTCGTACGAGCTGGTGCAGGCGCCGGAGCCGGCGCTGTTCCGCGTGGGGCTGCACAGCGGCGAGGTGCGGACGGCGCGGGCCGTGTCGGAGCGGGACGCGGCCAAGCAGCGGCTGGTGGCCGTGGTGAAGGACCACGGGCAGCCGGCGCtgtcggccacggccacgctgcaCGTGGTGCTGGCCGAGAGCTTGCAGGAGGCGCTGCCGGAGCTGAgcgagcgggcggcgggcgccgACTCGCCGGCGGAGCTGCAGTTCTACCTGGTGCTGGCGCTGGCGCTCCTCTCCGCCCTGTTCCTGCTGAGCGTGGCGCTGGCCGTGCTGGCGCggctgcgccgggccgggccgcccgccgtCCTGCGCTGCCTGGGCGCGCAGCGCTTCTCCGTGGCCGGCGCCGCCTTCCCGGCCGACTTCTGCGAGGGCACCTTGCCCTACTCCTACAACCTGTGCGTGGCGCCGGGCCGCGCCGTGGCCGAGGCCGCttggctgccgccgccgccgccgctgcccagcCTGGCCGCGGAGGAGCTTCTCGGCGGGGAGCCCTGCGGGAAGCGGAGCCCGAGCAGCAGCGCCGGCGCGGGAGAGCCGCCCGCGGAGCCCGACGCACCGCAGGTCTGTGAGCCCGCGCGCTCTCGCTCTTCTCCTTCAGCCGGGCGGAGCCGTCGTGCCTCTCGCCCGGGCTTTTCCGCGGCTGCTGGGCACGGGGAGCGCTCCTCCGGCTGCCCGGGAGGGAAGGAACGAGCGGGGGATCCCCCTTGCTCTGCGAGCAGCCAGGCAGCCGCGGCACTCCCTGCTCTGCCGAAGGCTGCACGCTCAGCTTCACCCGAGAATTTCTGA